The DNA sequence CCAGGGCGGTGCCCGTCACGATGAAGCTGGCTCCCGCGACTACCCGCGAGCCCGCGTCCTCCGGCTTCGAGATTCCGCCGCCGACGATGATCGGCAGGCTGACACTCTCGTCTACGCGGCGAATCATCTCGTCGGGTACGGGGAACCGTGCGCCGCTTCCCGCTTCGAGGTAGAGGATTCGCAGCCCCAGGTAGGCGGATGCCAGCGCGTGAGCGATTGCGATGTCGGACTTGTCCCTCGGAATGGGCTGCGTGCCGCTCATGAACTGAACCGAGCTGCACGTCCCGCCGTCGATGAGCATGTAACCCGTCGGGATCGCCTCCAGTCCGTAGTCGCGCACGATGGGCGCGGCTCGGACGTGTTCCCCGATGAGGTAGTCCGGGTTTCGTCCGCTGACCAGGCTGAGAAAGAGCAGACCGTCTGCGTGGCGCGAAAGCTGGCTCGAAGCTCCGGGAAAGAGAATCGTGGGCAGCGGAGACGCTTCGCGCAGCCCCTTCACCGTGGCGTCCAGCCGGTCGCTCATGAGCAGGCTACCGCCGACCAGGAACGCATCGACTCCCGCACGCATCGCGTTCTCAGCGAGCACGCGGATGTCGGCGTTCAACACGCGATCTGGATCGACGAGCACGACGTATCCAGCCCCGCGCTCGTCGAGGATCGACTGCAGACGCGCCCATAGAGCCGGCTTCTCCGACATCACCAGCCTTCACCTCGGATCGTGTCAGAACCAACCCATCGCGACGAGCTGTCCCAGGTCCCACAGCAGACGCGGTCGCGTCCGTATCGCCATGCGAAAGACATCCACCAGGGTCAATCGCGCGCGACCGTGCAGCATCTCCGCGAGCTCGTCGAAGAAACTGTCCTCGAACTCCATCACCTGGTCGCGGATGCTCAGGATCGGCTTAAACGCCCTACCGACTTCCTTCTGCCAGCGCTCATCGTACTGACGGAGCATTTCACCCGAAAGATCGCCCTGGCGGATCGCCGACGCTGCCACCTGGGCGGCGAGCTGTCCGGCGATCATCGCGTTGGTGATGCCGCCGCCGGTCATCGGGTCTGCCTGATGAGCGGCGTCGCCGATCACCATCAACCCGTTGGCGGAGATCGGGCGCGGCTTGCCGTCGATGGGAATGCCCCCAACGACGGTCGC is a window from the Candidatus Poribacteria bacterium genome containing:
- a CDS encoding geranylgeranylglyceryl/heptaprenylglyceryl phosphate synthase; the encoded protein is MSEKPALWARLQSILDERGAGYVVLVDPDRVLNADIRVLAENAMRAGVDAFLVGGSLLMSDRLDATVKGLREASPLPTILFPGASSQLSRHADGLLFLSLVSGRNPDYLIGEHVRAAPIVRDYGLEAIPTGYMLIDGGTCSSVQFMSGTQPIPRDKSDIAIAHALASAYLGLRILYLEAGSGARFPVPDEMIRRVDESVSLPIIVGGGISKPEDAGSRVVAGASFIVTGTALERDPRGSLMGELSDAVHAAARARRRRLSPDA